The sequence AACACAAAAACAATACTTTTTCGCAGTGTCGCATCCTTCCGAATTGTTTGTAAGAATTCGATACCATTCATCCTCGGCATTTTCAAGTCGAGCAAAATGATATACGGATTTTCAAAAAATGGTCCGCTTTCATCGCACAACATTTGAATGGCTTGAATGCCATTACTTGCCCGATACAGGGGCCGCTCGACACCCGACTTCTTGAATCCGCGGCGTACAGCTTCTGCATCGATGTCATCA comes from Bremerella sp. JC817 and encodes:
- a CDS encoding response regulator — encoded protein: MIPQNLRILLVEDDDIDAEAVRRGFKKSGVERPLYRASNGIQAIQMLCDESGPFFENPYIILLDLKMPRMNGIEFLQTIRKDATLRKSIVFVLTTSNDSQDRLAAYSNFVAGYITKSKAGSEFRDLIEMLDTYARIIEFPLSR